A single genomic interval of Lathyrus oleraceus cultivar Zhongwan6 chromosome 7, CAAS_Psat_ZW6_1.0, whole genome shotgun sequence harbors:
- the LOC127107581 gene encoding serine carboxypeptidase-like 40 — MSKAMKTSLLLSFLIILSHFVVEIHGKNKQVEALDNLHKAKYIENSEIDKSEFEVQEIVYDIDAIADSQKGVKENDRIKKLPGQPFVKFSQFGGYVTLDKLSGSAFYYYFVEAHQSKETLPLLLWLNGGPGCSSLAYGAMQELGPFRVNSDGKTLHQNRYSWNYAANVLFLESPVGVGFSYSNKSTEYSSNGDKKTAIDNYLFLVNWLERFPEYKNRDFYISGESYAGHYVPQLAHTILYHNKKANKTIINLKGILIGNAVIHDTTDSTGMYDFLATHAIISDKAAYDVNKVCDFSSSDNLTAECNSVADEVNEDIAFIDLYNIYAPLCKNENLTSKPKKNTIVTDPCSENYVYAYLNRQDVQEAIHANVTKLKYEWSPCSGVIRKWVDSSPTVLPLLHEFLNNGLRVWIFSGDTDGRVPVTSTKYSIKKMNLPVKTVWHPWFAYGEVGGYTEVYKGDLTFVTVREAGHQVPSYQPARALTLIKHFLDGTPLPSPKIKA; from the exons ATGAGTAAAGCAATGAAAACTTCTCTTCTTCTATCCTTTCTCATTATTCTCTCACACTTTGTGGTTGAAATCCATGGAAAAAACAAACAAGTTGAAGCTCTTGACAATCTTCACAAAGCAAAATAcatagaaaattcagaaattGATAAGAGTGAATTTGAAGTACAAGAGATTGTGTATGACATTGATGCCATTGCTGATTCTCAAAAGGGTGTCAAAGAGAATGATAGAATCAAAAAGCTTCCTGGTCAACCCTTTGTGAAATTCTCTCAATTTGGAGGGTATGTTACATTGGATAAATTGAGTGGTAGTGCGTTTTACTATTACTTTGTTGAAGCTCATCAATCTAAAGAAACACTTCCACTTCTTCTTTGGCTCAATGGAG GTCCTGGATGTTCATCTCTAGCTTATGGAGCAATGCAAGAATTGGGACCTTTTAGAGTAAACAGTGATGGCAAAACACTTCACCAAAATAGATACTCATGGAATTATG CTGCAAATGTTTTGTTCTTGGAGTCTCCAGTTGGAGTAGGATTTTCTTACTCAAACAAATCAACAGAATATAGTAGCAATGGAGACAAGAAAACAGCTATAGATAACTATTTATTTTTGGTAAATTGGTTGGAAAGATTTCCAGAATATAAAAATAGAGATTTTTATATTTCTGGAGAAAGCTATGCTGGACATTATGTTCCTCAACTTGCACATACCATCCTCTATCATAATAAAAAGGCAAATAAAACAATCATTAACCTCAAAGGAATCTTG ATAGGGAATGCAGTGATCCATGATACTACAGACTCAACAGGAATGTATGATTTTCTTGCTACTCATGCTATCATCTCAGACAAAGCAGCTTATGATGTCAACAAAGTTTGCGATTTCTCGTCATCAGATAATCTCACTGCTGAATGCAATTCAGTTGCTGATGAAGTTAATGAAGATATTGCATTCATTGATTTGTATAACATTTATGCTCCACTATGCAAGAATGAGAATCTCACTTCCAAGCCCAAAAAGAACACT ATTGTGACTGATCCATGCAGTGAGAATTATGTGTATGCTTATCTTAATAGACAAGATGTTCAAGAGGCTATTCATGCTAATGTCACAAAACTCAAATATGAATGGAGTCCATGCAGTGGTGTCATTAGAAAATGGGTTGATAGCTCTCCAACAGTTCTTCCTCTTTTACATGAATTCCTCAATAATGGCCTTAgagtttggattttcag CGGTGACACGGATGGAAGGGTTCCTGTTACTTCGACTAAGTATTCGATTAAGAAGATGAACCTTCCTGTTAAAACTGTTTGGCACCCTTGGTTCGCCTATGGAGAAGTTGGTGGCTATACTGAAGTATACAAGGGAGACCTAACATTTGTTACAGTGAGAGAAGCAGGACATCAAGTGCCAAGTTATCAACCAGCAAGAGCTCTTACTTTGATTAAACATTTCTTGGATGGCACTCCTCTTCCTTCTCCAAAAATAAAAGCATAG
- the LOC127107580 gene encoding ubiquitin-like modifier-activating enzyme atg7 codes for MVEPNTKKPLLQFAPMQSSVDEGFWHRLSSLKLNKLGIDDSPIPIFGFHAPCSHPRVSNYLTLLAESLPSESSEASLIPEPCHGNRNRCSVSGILYNTNTVESFHALDKQNLLKEEARKIWDDIQTGRAVEDCSLLSRFLLISFADLKKWSFHYWFAFPALMIDPPATVVNLSPASQWLSKEEAESLSAACNEWRGSKSTADVPFFLVTIDPNSFATVRLLKEWEACQSDAHKILFGFYDPCHLPNNPGWPLRNLLALISARWNLKSVQFFCYRENRGFADMSLSLVGEALLTVPQGWKDAVPNAVGWELNKGRKVPRCISLAQSMDPTRLAVSAADLNLKLMRWRALPSLDLSALSSLKCLLLGAGTLGCQVARMLMAWGVRKITLVDNGRVAMSNPLRQSLYTLDNCLNGGEFKATAAVESLKRIFPAVEAEGIVMAIPMPGHPVNSQEQENVLDDCRRLRDLIDAHDAVFLLTDTRESRWLPTLLCANAIKITMTAALGFESFLVMRHGAGPFSSACDSSAETASSSSADLSVNDANGKHRLGCYFCNDVVAPTDSTSNRTLDQQCTVTRPGLAPIASALAVELLVGILHHPRGIYAEADINNSVSGGAENPLGILPHQIRGSLSQFSQMSLIGYSSSSCTACCHTVISEYRNRGMEFILEAINHPTYLEDVTGLTELMKSATKFSLEIDSEDDEEDCFEI; via the exons ATGGTGGAACCCAATACGAAGAAACCTCTGCTTCAATTTGCGCCGATGCAGAGCTCCGTCGATGAAGGATTCTGGCATAGATTATCATCTTTGAAGCTCAACAAACTTGGCATTGATGATTCTCCAATACCCATCTTTG GTTTCCACGCACCTTGCTCACACCCTCGAGTATCAAATTATCTAACTCTTTTAGCTGAGTCTTTACCTTCTGAATCAAGTGAAGCATCATTAATACCAGAACCATGCCATGGAAACAGGAACAGGTGTTCGGTTTCAGGGATACTTTACAACACTAATACCGTGGAGAGTTTCCATGCACTTGATAAACAAAATCTGTTAAAGGAAGAGGCCAGAAAG ATATGGGATGACATTCAAACTGGAAGAGCTGTGGAGGACTGTTCACTACTTTCAAGATTTCTTCTTATTTCATTTGCAGACCTGAAAAAGTGGAGCTTTCATTACTGGTTTGCTTtccctgctctgatgattgatCCTCCTGCAACTGTGGTTAATTTAAGTCCAGCTTCTCAGTGGTTGAGCAAGGAAGAG GCAGAGTCCCTTTCTGCAGCCTGCAACGAGTGGCGTGGCTCGAAATCAACAGCAG ATGTCCCATTCTTTTTAGTAACTATAGATCCAAACTCATTTGCTACTGTTAGGCTTCTGAAGGAATGGGAAGCTTGTCAGAGCGATGCTCACAAG ATTCTATTTGGGTTTTATGACCCGTGTCATCTCCCAAATAATCCTGGATGGCCCCTGCGCAACCTCTTAGCACTTATTTCTGCAAGGTGGAATCTCAAGTCTGTTCAGTTTTTCTGCTACAGAGAGAACCGGGGTTTTGCTGATATGAGCTTGTCCCTTGTTGGTGAAGCATTATTAACAGTTCCACAAG GGTGGAAAGATGCTGTGCCTAATGCAGTTGGATGGGAACTTAATAAGGGAAGAAAAGTACCTAGGTGTATTAGTCTTGCACAATCCATGGATCCAACCAG GTTGGCTGTATCTGCTGCAGATTTGAATTTAAAGCTTATGAGGTGGCGTGCTTTGCCATCTTTGGACTTGAGTGCTTTGTCTTCCCTCAAGTGTCTTCTCCTTGGAGCAGGCACACTTGGATGCCAGGTTGCGCGCATGCTTATG GCATGGGGTGTCCGAAAAATTACTCTAGTTGACAATGGCAGGGTGGCTATGTCTAATCCATTGAGGCAGTCTCTTTATACTTTGGATAACTGTCTTAATGGCGGAGAGTTTAAAGCTACAGCAGCAGTTGAAAGTCTCAAACGGATATTTCCTGCAGTG GAAGCGGAAGGCATTGTTATGGCTATACCAATGCCTGGACACCCTGTAAATAGCCAGGAACAGGAGAATGTACTTGACGATTGCAGACGTTTGCGCGATTTGATTGATGCTCATGATGCAGTGTTTTTATTGACAGATACGAGGGAAAGTCGTTGGCTCCCAACACTTCTCTGTGCCAATGCTATCAAG ATTACCATGACTGCAGCACTGGGGTTTGAAAGTTTCTTGGTTATGCGTCACGGAGCGGGTCCTTTCAGTAGCGCCTGTGATTCGAGTGCTGAAACAGCTAGTTCTTCATCTGCCGATTTGTCTGTAAATGATGCAAATGGAAAACATAGACTGGGATGCTATTTCTGCAACGATGTTGTTGCACCAACTGAT TCAACGTCCAACCGCACTCTGGACCAGCAATGTACTGTGACCCGACCGGGGCTAGCTCCTATTGCTTCTGCCCTTGCTGTTGAACTTTTAGTAGGGATTTTGCATCACCCTCGAGG GATATATGCAGAAGCCGATATTAACAACAGTGTCTCCGGAGGTGCTGAGAACCCTCTTGGCATTTTACCTCATCAGATTCGTGGTTCCCTTTCTCAGTTTTCTCAAATGAGCCTTATAGGTTACTCCTCCTCCAGCTGCACAGCCTGTTGTCATACA GTTATATCAGAATATCGAAACCGTGGAATGGAGTTCATACTTGAAGCAATTAATCATCCTACCTACTTAGAAGATGTAACTGGACTAACAGAGTTAATGAAATCAGCCACCAAATTCTCATTGGAGATAGATAGTGAAGATGACGAAGAAGATTGTTTTGAAATTTGA